In Oryctolagus cuniculus chromosome 18, mOryCun1.1, whole genome shotgun sequence, the DNA window TCcgggctcccagcccctcctcccccagacccagggcctcctccctcagacccaaagagttcaagtcccagcccctcctccctcagacccagggcctCTTCCCTCAGACCCaaagagttcaagtcccagcccctcctccctcagacccaggccctcctccctcagacccaggccccagagccctcctccctcagacccaaagagttcaagtcccaggccctcctccctcagacccaagagtttaggccccagcccctcctccctcagacccaggccctcctccctcagtcccaggagttcaaatcccagcccctcctccctcagacccaagagttcaagtcccagcccctcctccctcagacccaagagtttaggccccagcccctcctcccccagacccagggcctcctccctcagacccaaagagtttaagtcccagcccctcctccctcagacccagggcctCTTCCCTCAGACCCaaagagttcaagtcccagcccctcctccctcagacccaggccctcctccctcagacccaggccccagagccctcctccctcagacccaaagagttcaagtcccaggccctcctccctcagacccaagagtttaggccccagcccctcctccctcagacccaggccctcctccctcagacccaggagttcaagtcccagcccctcctccctcagacccaagagttcaagtcccagcccctcctccctcagacccaagAGTTTaggccccagcctctcctccctcagacccagggcctcctccctcagacccaagagttcaagtcccaggccctcctccctcagacccaggagttcaagtcccagcccctccctcagacccaggagtcagcCCCGGGCTCCCCTCCCTGGGGCCCCAGGATCGCGGCCTCTGCTCACTCCACGGATAGAAGAATCCCTGGATTCCATTCCCATCTGTCAGAGAAAAGCCGTGGTGTTGCggagctgtggctgggctgggcccctccGCAGCTCCCCGGCCCTCTCCCGGCCCCTCACCTACGGAGCCCTGCACCAGCAGGAGAAGCCCTAGCACCGGGATCCCAGAGCCCACCATGTCGCCTCCCCAGACCCCTGGGGCCTCTGTGGGGAGAGCCCTGGAGGACATCGCCCCAGCAacagcccggccccgcccgcctgccctgccccaggattCCAAGTTCCGTTGCTAAGGGTCCCCTTgtggggaggctgcaggggcaggcGGGGCTCCCACCGGCCTGAGCTAGCCAGGGTTGGGGCGCGGGGCTCCCACCGGCCTGAGCTAGCCAGGGTTGGGGCACGGGGCTCCGGTGGGGGTCTCGGGCGCGGGGAGAGTCTGTCCAGCAGCCTGGGCAGCAGGAGGTGCCCAGcaaggggctggggccgggcagcTCGCCCTCGTTCACCGGGACACCGGGGAGGTGGGAGGCTCTGGGAGCACTCCGGCCCGGGCGCCCCTTCCCTGGGGGATCTGATGGCGGCGGCAGGTGGCCGCCACCTTCTCAGGAAACTCCGTTGCTAGGGAGTGTTTCCCCTTGGCaaccaggggagggggctgcagagcGAAGCCTCACTGAGCCCCATTGTTAGGGAAGGGTCCCCCCAGCAAccagggggcctggggaggggagacaATGGGCACTGGAGCCCCAGGCCCGCACCTGGCCGGGAGTCCCCTGGTGCCACCAAGCCGCCTTCTAGGGACCTGATGGCACAGGGACGGGGCTGGCCAGTGGGGGCAACTGCTGGGCACGACCCCCATTTCTCACCTCCAACTGTTTCCCCAGCTAtgagctggtgggggaggggccaatCCTCCCATGAGGGAGCTCCGTTAGGACCATGAGCCCGTCTGCCGGCCTGACATCCACTCAGCATTAGGGTGCAACACAGACGGCTCTCAGATCCCCCGCTTGGGCCGGGGCCCCTGAGTCTGGCAGGAGAGAGGGCTGgaggcctggacccctgggtctgagggaggaggaccTGAGacctggactcctgggtctgagggaggagaccTGGGacctggactcctgggtctgagggaggagggctgggacctggactcctgggtctgagggaggagggcctgaGACCTGGACTCCtgtgtctgagggaggagggcctggtccctgagactcctgggtctgagggaggagggcctgggccctgagacccctgggtctgagggaggaggaccTGGGacctggactcctgggtctgagggaggaggaccTGAgacctggacccctgggtctgagggaggaggaccTGAGacctggactcctgggtctgagggaggagggcctgaGACCTGGACTCCtgtgtctgagggaggagggactggggacctgggacccctgggtctgagggaggagggcctgggccctgagacccctgggtctgagggaggaggaccTGGGacctggactcctgggtctgagggaagaGGGCCTGGTCCCTgagactcctgggtctgagggaggagaccTGGACCtgggacccctgggtctgagggaggaggaccTGGGacctggactcctgggtctgagggaggagggcctgagacctggactcctgggtctgagggaggagggcctggtccctgagactcctgggtctgagggaggagggcctgggccctgagacccctgggtctgagggaggaggaccTGGGacctggactcctgggtctgagggaagaGGGCCTGGTCCCTgagactcctgggtctgagggaggaggggctgggggggacctggactcctgggtctgagggaggaggacctgggacctgggacccctgggtctgagagaGGAAGGCTGgaggcctggacccctgggtctgagggaggagggctggaggcctggacccctgggtctgagggaggagggcctgggccctgagactcctgggtctgagggaggagggcctgggccctgagactcctgggtctgagggaggaggggctgggccctgagactcctgggtctgagggaggagacctgggccctgggacccctgggtctgagggaagaGGACCTGAGacctggactcctgggtctgagggaggagggcctgggccgAGACTCCTGTGTCTGAGGGAGAAGGACTTGGGACCcgggacccctgggtctgagggaggagggcctggccctgggacccctggtctgagggaggaggacctgggccctgggacccctggtctgagggaggaggggctggctggggcctggacccctgggtctgagggagaaGGACTTGGGACCtgggacccctgggtctgagggaggagggcctggccctgggacccctggtctgagggaggagggactggggacctgggacccctgggtctgagggaggaggggctggctggggcctggacccctgggtctgagggagccCCAGTCTCCGGGAACCATGAGTCTGACCCCCGTCATTGCACCCCCTCCCGTAAACATCCTGGAGGGTGCTGAGTGGGCCCGGGCTGCCTCCGTCAGAGATGACACAGGTCCGAGGGGGCTCGGcagggggccgggggtgggggtcagggggctacagggctgaggctgggcagctGCTGACTGTTTCCTGTGTCAACATCATCTGGACCCACTTCCCAATTCCCGGGATTCCTCAGGGAtcaaggagggggtgggggggcggggctgccgggCCCTGGACCGCGGCTCGGACCGGGGAGGCCCCCCGCCGCACGGCTCCCACCGCTAATGACAGGTTTGAGCTGCCTCTGTGGCCAGCCTGCCCCGTCACCCCCCAGAGGCCAGACGGGACCCCCCagggacagacagacggacacacacagcctccccggACCTGCTGACCTCAcacccagccagcccctcctggcCCGGGGGCCGGCACATCAGCGAGGACCCCCCTGGGAAAGCCCCCCAGGTCCCAGGGACCTCTCCCGCAGCGGCTGTGACGGGTCTCccagcctgcccccacccccaccccccctgtTTGTTTCCAAGGCTCCGCGCCGGTCTCTGGCCCCGGCTTTATTTGCGGCTCTGTCTTCTCATTCTGGGTCTTTGTGGTCCTGTCCCTATTTCGGTTTCTCCTCTGTCATCTGTCTTTCTCGGGATTCCCCAGCCCCgtccctggctggctggcttgctCGCTCTCTTGTCCTGGCTGCCATGGAAGTGGCCCAAAGCATCCTCACCCAGcccaggggagacccaggagcccagatcaGTGCCCCCCGCcttctgcagcccccacccccacccccgggagggGGAAGTCTGTCCCCACGCCACCCAGTGGAGGACCCAGACAAGAAACCAACCCCTGATTTGTCCCAGACTCAGACTGTCCACACACAACACTCCTTCCACCACTCTCCCATAAGGAAGGCTCAGGCCCccgaggctggggcaggaggggccgggGGCCTGGACCCCAGGGTCTCAGGGAAGAGGGGCCGGGGGCCTGGACCCCTGTGTCTGAGATGAGGGAAAGGGGGCTAGGGGCTGGCCCCCCATCTCTGTAGGTGGCGGCGGCTGGCATTCCGGATCCCTGCTTTTGCCCCCaagctggccccaggcccagtgCCCCATCCCCTCGGGCCGGTCCATCCCCCGGGCCAGTGGCCTGAGTCACCTTGGCTGGCCCCGCCGGTCTGGGGTGGGGGTACGTCAGCTCTCCTTTCACTGACGCAGCCTTGGGCCCCCCACGCTGACTCAGCCGGAAACAGGCCCCCTGAGGGGCGGAGACCCAGTGGTCAGAGGCCTGGGTCCCTGCGGGAGCCAGCCGGGCTGCGGAGGGCCCCTGGGGGGCCCTAGAGGGGGCAGCCGTGAGAGATGCAGCAGAGCAAGCTCTCACCTGAGGCAGTGAGGTCATGTCCCACCCTGGGGGGGCTGTGACCTCACCTCCTCGGGGACCTCAGCCGTCGCTCCCCCAGCAGTggcagatggggaggggaggcctgCTGCTGTCCTGCACCCCCAGAGCCACCTGGCCAGCCCAGCACAGTCCTAGGGGGCCTCGCAGGGGTCCCACTCAGTCCAGCCCCATCTTCCTCTGATGGGGGAGGCCCTGGGCGACCTGGGGTGGcgtccctgtccctctcctgcCGGGCTGTGGATACCGGCCACCTGCACCCCTACATGCCTGTGTGGGCAttgctgcctccccctccccctctgggTCCCCTCCTACCTACCTGGCGGCTCCCCTGTCTCCATCCCCCCCTGCCTGGCCTGGTCCAGGTCTCTGGCTcctgctgccagccctgggccctgggcggcTGCCCCGGTGCCCGCACCCCGCTCACCACCCTTGCCCGTCCATcactcccacccccttccagTCTCTCCCAGGGGctacatctttctctgtctccttggaCGTGGTGGTAATAAAATTTAATGGTGAAACTAGCAAtggttaacatttattgagtgctgacTTGATGCTTCACATGAGTGAGCTCAGTGCATCCTCGCCCCGGCGttagggggtgggggctgccctctctgtccccacttcacagatgaggaagctgaggctccagGCGGAGACCGCACCCCCCTCCCCGAGCATCTCTCCTCGCCGCCgtccctgggtccctggcatCTGGATCCGGTCCTCTCCCAccttcacctctgcctctcctgcgcCCACTGCCAAGTCCCGACATCCTGGTGTCTCCACGGCTCAGGGCCTCGTCACTGGCCTGGTGTCTGCTCTGGGCATTCTTCTGTCACctgtccaccccccaccccgccccgtctGAGCCTGGACGCCTCCATCCCTTCCCGCCAGAGCCTCTCTGTCGGCTCCCACCCCCAGGACCACTCCCCAAGCCTGCCCAGCGAACTCCGTGCCCCGCTTCTCCCCTGCGTCTCCCCGGCTGCCCCCACCCaactctctgggtctctgttccTCTCGCTGAACCACTCTCTTCACCGATGtctcagtctctccatctctccctcgcgcctctgcctccccccccccccgccccgcatgcctctcttctgcctccccatctccctctccgcCCGTCCTGGTCCAGCCAGACCCCCCACCCACAGCGAGGCCCCAGCTCCAGAGCCATGTGTGTGTCTGCCCCGACcgtggaggtggagggaggggacgCCAATGACCTCACCAGCCTCTCTCCGACCACCCCCCCTCCCTTTTCAACTTTTCCAACTTTTTCTTCCGTGCCCTCCTCCGAGCGGCGGCGTGAGCCCTGCGAGAGCCGGCTGGGTCTGAATGgaaaaggcaggcagggagggtgaGTCAGGATGTGTCAGGCCGCCCTCCCCTGCCGCCtgccccccgcccgccgccccggccCCCTATATAACCCCCCAGGCACACACACTCCCTCACTGCCGCGGCCCTCCTGCCGCAGCTcatgcctcccctccccaggccgcGGACAGGGAAGGGTTAAaggcccccagctccctgcccctgccctaggAACCCCTGGCCCTGTGGGGACATGAACTGTAAGTTGGTTCAAGTtcatggggtgggaggaggaggaggaggaaggcgggGAGCAGACACCGCGGGGGGGATCCAGGAGAGCCAGGCACAGGCAAGGGGAGAAGCCGGCAAGGTGGGGGCCGAGAGGAGAGGGGCGAGGGGACAGGGCCCGCCGGGGGACGGGCAGAGGCTGGCGGCGAACCCCAGAGGGCGCCGGGCGAAGCAGACCCCCgggacggggaaactgaggcacagagcccaGAGGCGCTGCGAGCAAGCCCGGGAGCGAGCGCGGCCCGCCGCCAGCGAGGGCTGAGAGACAGGGACGCGGACCCGGCGCTCCCGAGAACCGGACGGCTGCGGCAggcggacggacggacggacggcgGCGGACCAGGGGGCGGGCTGGGGGTGTGATAAGAGCGGGGCGGCCCGGGGGGCGCTGATTGGCTGGCGGCCgccggggtgggcggggcagcGGGGGATGGGCggccgggcagggggcgggcCGCAGCCCCCGCGCCCCGAGCTCGCGTCCCGGCTCGGCGGCTCCGGCTGTGCGCGGGGCCCCGGCCTCCCCGCCCAGGTGCGCCCGGCCGCCTTCGCCGGGAGGGGCCGGCTCGGGGGCTCGGCCCCGCGGAGGCGGGCCGCAGTCTCCGGGCCGCGGCCCCCGGCCCCTGGCTCCTTCCCCGCGCCcagcccggctccggctccggggcccggggagggggcaggttcTGGCCTGTGCCTCCCCCCTCGtgccccgccccggggcccagATTCCGGCGTCCGGGGGCGGACGGGAGACGCCCGGCCCGTCTACCCGCCCCGGGCCGCGTCTGCTCCGACGGGCGGGGCGGCCAGAgcctgggagggagagggcagcccGCCTGGCCCTCGACCTGCCCGGGGGAGCTCCACCCTGGGACTCAGGACCTCCAGCCACTCCTGTCTCAGGCTCCCCCTGGCTCAGACCGGGGAGtctgggcccccagccctgctgcccggACCCGGGAGTCAGTCCTGacagctccctgctcctcctgccccaggtGTTGGCCGCCTGGTCCTGGTCGTGCTGAGCCTGTGGCCACACAGAGCTGTTGCCCCGGGCCCACCTCCTGGCCCTCCCCGAGCATCCCCAGACCCTCGGGCGGAGCTGGACAGCACGGTGCTCCTGACCCGCTCGCTCCTGGCGGATACCCGGCAGCTCACGGCGCAGCTGGTAGGAGACTGGAGGCGTGGGCCTGGGGCAGAGCCGGAATGACTgcgcggggggggggtggggggtggggggtgtgggggggtgggttCTGGCAGGTTCTGGGCTCCGGGAGTGGCAGGGGATGGAGGGAGCCTGAGGGCGGGCACGGTCCCCTCACcgcttctcccccccccccccccgccctgcagaAAGACAAGTTCCCCGCCGAAGGGGACCACAACCTGGattccctgcccaccctggccatgAGCGCAGGGGCACTGGGAGCCTTGCAGGTaagggcaggggtggaggtggggggcaggCGGTGGAGGGGTGAGGTCACCGGGGAGGAGGGGGAACAAGCAGGCCTCCAGCAGGCACCCTGACACCGCCGCGTCCcggtccccagctcccaggggtGCTGACCAGGCTGCGAGCCGATCTGCTTTCCTACTTGCGGCACGTGCAGTGGCTGCGCAGGGCAGGGGGCACCTCCCTGAAGACCCTGGAGCCGGAGCTGGGCGCCCTGCAGGCCCGGCTGGACCGGctgctgcgccggctgcagctgctGGTAGGTCCCGACCCCAACCCTCACCCCAGGCCTAGAAACCCCAGGCCCCCCACCTCGACACCTGAGACCCAGACCCTAGACCCAGCTGGACCACCCCATGTCACCAAGATCCTGTGGCCCCGAGGCCCCAGGCCCTAACCTCCCAGCCTCCACCGGAGACCTGAGACCCCACAGTCCGTCCTCTCGTGGTCCCCAAATCCCAGCTCCGGAGACTCTGAGGCCAAAGCTGCCCATCCTGAAGCCACAGGCTTGCACCCCAGCTCCCTGGAGGCCCTAAGTCCCAGCAATCCAAACCCTTGCCCCCAGACTTGGCCCTGAGACATCGAAACCCTTGGTGCTGACCCCAGCCCTGGGATCCTGACGCCTCAAGGGCCCAGACTCAGACGGCGAGGGCCTGGCCCCGCTCCACAGACCCCGGGCCCTCAGAGCCAAGACTCCCAGGCCCCGAGCCCCTGTCTTGCT includes these proteins:
- the LOC138846775 gene encoding basic proline-rich protein-like, producing the protein MFTGGGAMTGVRLMVPGDWGSLRPRGPGPSQPLLPQTQGSQVPSPSSLRPGVPGPGPPPSDPGVPGPKSFSLRPRGPGPSQPLLPQTRGPRAQVLLPQTRGPRARPSSLRPRGPGSQVLLPQTQESRPRPSSLRPRSPGLRSSSLRPRGPRAQVSSLRPRSLRAQPLLPQTQESQGPGPPPSDPGVSGPRPSSLRPRGPGLQPSSLRPRGPGLQPSSLRPRGPRSQVLLPQTQESRSPPAPPPSDPGVSGTRPSSLRPRSPGPRSSSLRPRGLRAQALLPQTQESQGPGPPPSDPGVQVSGPPPSDPGVQVPGPPPSDPGVPGPGLLPQTQESQGPGPLPSDPGVQVPGPPPSDPGVSGPRPSSLRPRGPRSPVPPPSDTGVQVSGPPPSDPGVQVSGPPPSDPGVQAPWLLGGPFPNNGAQ
- the IL11 gene encoding interleukin-11, which gives rise to MNCVGRLVLVVLSLWPHRAVAPGPPPGPPRASPDPRAELDSTVLLTRSLLADTRQLTAQLKDKFPAEGDHNLDSLPTLAMSAGALGALQLPGVLTRLRADLLSYLRHVQWLRRAGGTSLKTLEPELGALQARLDRLLRRLQLLMSRLALPQAPPDPPAPPLAPPASAWGGIRAAHAILGGLHLTLDWAVRGLLLLKTRL